One Bradysia coprophila strain Holo2 chromosome IV unlocalized genomic scaffold, BU_Bcop_v1 contig_144, whole genome shotgun sequence DNA window includes the following coding sequences:
- the LOC119071294 gene encoding uncharacterized protein LOC119071294 isoform X2, whose product MNHLSLIALICFAVVLVNASESGYYVPKGYYVIHADGHQSELSKISPSHELLLRSLRRRRSAQFSSSSSSSSSSVSSNGGPISFHQSSSSIVSPGGSSSQGYYPAVFGSINNRFNGDDDDDYYDDGQFPINNNQPQYSSSQIHTGTFAGNGYNAPIFTSSQTQTGGVFPNRINTPSSGGVNYNNGNTFVSQTSSVSHPSPNGNVVFTQSNNNGVHSETSGIVYPNGQVQITSHKTGKF is encoded by the exons ATGAATCATTTAAGTCTAATTGCTTTGATCTGTTTTGCAGTAGTTTTAGTGAATGCATCAG aATCAGGCTATTATGTACCTAAAGGTTATTATGTTATCCACGCTGATGGCCATCAATCTGAACTGTCCAAGATTTCACCATCGCAT GAATTATTGCTGCGTAGTTTAAGACGCAGACGATCGGCTCAATTTTCATCGAGTTCTTCATCGTCAAGTAGCAGTGTTAGCTCAAATGGTGGTCCGATTTCTTTCCACCAATCTAGTTCATCGATTGTTTCACCTGGAG GCTCCTCGTCTCAAGGTTACTACCCTGCCGTCTTTGG ATCGATCAATAATCGTTTCAATggcgatgatgatgatgactaTTATGATGATGGTCAATTTCCAATCAACAATAATCAACCACAATATTCATCATCTCAAATACATACAGGAACATTTGCCGGAAACGGATATAATGCACCTATTTTCACATCGTCTCAAACGCAGACTGGTGGCGTTTTTCCGAATCGAATAAATACACCGAGTTCAGGAGGTGTCAATTATAATAACGGGAATACTTTCGTTTCCCAAACTTCGAGCGTTTCGCATCCATCGCCGAATGGTAATGTTGTGTTCACCCAATCGAATAATAATGGTGTGCATTCAGAAACCTCAGGTATCGTTTATCCGAATGGACAAGTGCAAATAACTTCACATAAAACCGGGAAgttttag
- the LOC119071294 gene encoding uncharacterized protein LOC119071294 isoform X1 produces the protein MNHLSLIALICFAVVLVNASVKNTTKITMTMLSTIKHMQSGYYVPKGYYVIHADGHQSELSKISPSHELLLRSLRRRRSAQFSSSSSSSSSSVSSNGGPISFHQSSSSIVSPGGSSSQGYYPAVFGSINNRFNGDDDDDYYDDGQFPINNNQPQYSSSQIHTGTFAGNGYNAPIFTSSQTQTGGVFPNRINTPSSGGVNYNNGNTFVSQTSSVSHPSPNGNVVFTQSNNNGVHSETSGIVYPNGQVQITSHKTGKF, from the exons ATGAATCATTTAAGTCTAATTGCTTTGATCTGTTTTGCAGTAGTTTTAGTGAATGCATCAG TGAAAAACACTACGAAAATAACAATGACGATGCTCAGTACCATCAAACACATGC aATCAGGCTATTATGTACCTAAAGGTTATTATGTTATCCACGCTGATGGCCATCAATCTGAACTGTCCAAGATTTCACCATCGCAT GAATTATTGCTGCGTAGTTTAAGACGCAGACGATCGGCTCAATTTTCATCGAGTTCTTCATCGTCAAGTAGCAGTGTTAGCTCAAATGGTGGTCCGATTTCTTTCCACCAATCTAGTTCATCGATTGTTTCACCTGGAG GCTCCTCGTCTCAAGGTTACTACCCTGCCGTCTTTGG ATCGATCAATAATCGTTTCAATggcgatgatgatgatgactaTTATGATGATGGTCAATTTCCAATCAACAATAATCAACCACAATATTCATCATCTCAAATACATACAGGAACATTTGCCGGAAACGGATATAATGCACCTATTTTCACATCGTCTCAAACGCAGACTGGTGGCGTTTTTCCGAATCGAATAAATACACCGAGTTCAGGAGGTGTCAATTATAATAACGGGAATACTTTCGTTTCCCAAACTTCGAGCGTTTCGCATCCATCGCCGAATGGTAATGTTGTGTTCACCCAATCGAATAATAATGGTGTGCATTCAGAAACCTCAGGTATCGTTTATCCGAATGGACAAGTGCAAATAACTTCACATAAAACCGGGAAgttttag